In Novosphingobium sp. RL4, the sequence GCGCGTGAACACGTACTCGCTGATGCGGTTGTTGATCACGCCCTTGCCCTGGATCGTGCCCTTCTTCTGCGCGTTGAACGCAGTGGCGTCGTCCTTGAAGTACTGGATCAGGGTGCCGGGTTCAGGGCCTTCGTAGAGGATCTTGGCCTTGCCCTCGTAGATCTGGCGGCGACGGGACATGCGTGTTCGTCCTTGAAACTGTAAAAGAGCGAGCCCCGGCACGTTGAAGTCGCTTTGGCGACTGCGGGCCGGGGCGTTCGAGCGGGCATATAATGAAAGCAGGCCCAAAAGCAAACAGGGCTTGAGGCAGGGGGATCGAACCGGGCCGCGACCGGGGCATGCCGTTGCGGAGGATTGCCCGGCGAACCACGAGCCGTGCTCTGAACGAGCAGGAAGTCCGTGTCCCGGATTGCGAATTAGTGCCCTTGACCATCGCGTTCATCGAGAAATTCGGCGACGAGGTTCCGCGCGGCTTCGCTCACCTGTTCCCACGTCGTCACGAAACCTTCTGGGCCACCGAAGTAGGGATCGTCGACATCCTGCCCCTCCATGCCCGGCACATGGTCCAGCAGCAGCGAAAGCCGGGCGTGGGGGCTGGCGGGTGCGATCCGTTCGAGGTTCGCCAGATTGCTGGCGTCCAGCGCGACGATTCGATCGAAACGGTCGAAATCCCGGACCGTGACCTGCCGGGCGCGATAGTGGGTGATGTCGATGCCGTGCCGGGATGCCTCGTCGCAGGAACGCGGATCGGGCCCCTTGCCGATATGCCAGGATCCGGTTCCGGCCGAATCAACGGTCAGTTCCAGTCCGGCTTCCTGCGCGGCATGGCGCAACGCCGCCTCGGCCAGCGGGGAGCGGCAGATATTGCCGAGGCAGACGAACAGGACGGATGGGGGAGGCGTTGCAGACATGCTTCCGGCCTAGCGCCGGGCAGGATCGTTCTCAAACGATCATTCAATGCCGGCCAAACAGGCGCTCGAGGAACGTGGGCTCTTCCATCGGCTGGATCGGCCCATGGAAACGCCGGCGGAGGCCGGGATCCAGTGGTGGGCGGGGCGTCCAGATACGTTCGGATCGGTAGGTGCGTTCTTGCGTCAAGGCCATAGGCGATGCTCCTTCTTCCGTCCCGAAGAAACCCGAAGGAAGGCTGAAAGGTTCCCCCGCTGCGCCGCCGTTTGCCATTTCAGGGCGTCACGGCGCCGGCTTCGGCAGCCAGTCTCCTGACCATGGCGCAGACCTCGGTGCCGAGAAACGGCTTGCCCAGCATCGGTCTGTGGCTGTGGCCGCTTGGAAGGTGCTGCCGGTCGTAGCCGCTGACGAAAGCGAAGGGGATGTCGCGTGCGGCCAGTTCGTCGGCAACGGCATCGATCCTCTCGCCGTTGAGGTTGCCGTCCAGCAGGGCCAGGTCCGGCACGGTGTCTCGGATCATGTGGATCGCCTGATCGCACGACGTCGCGGGGCCGAGGGGCGATGCGCCCCAGTCCTCGATCTCCATCATGAGCTCCATGGCCACGAGCGGCTCATCCTCGACCACGAGCACCCTGAGCGCCCGCGGACTGGGCGCGGCTTCCGCAGGAGGGGCGTCCGGGGCAGGCTCAGAACGCGGCGATTCCTCGACGGTAGCAGGCGCTTCGGCGGCGGCATCTGAGAGCGGCAGGACCAACTGCCAGCGCACGCCTTCCGGTGCATATTCCGCACTGATCCGGGCGCCATCACCCGCCATGCTGTTCTCGATCAGGGTGGACCCGAAGCCACGCCGTTCCGGGACGGAAACGGGAGGGCCGCCGTGCTCGCTCCAGGCGAGCGACAGCACTTGTCCTTTCAGCGACCAGTCGAGCGTGACCGTTCCGGCCTCGTTCGAGAGTGCACCGTACTTGTGGGCATTGGTCGCCAGTTCGTGGATGATGAGCGAGAAGCGCAGGGCGAGTTCCGGCGGCAGGTCCACGTCCGGGCCGGAGAGCTTCAGCCGATCCTCGCCGACCGCGCCGATGGCAACCTGATCGGCGATCAGGCGGCGCAGGCTGGCGGGCTCCCATGTCGTTGCGCTCAGCAGCGAATGGGCGCGGGCAAGCGATTGCAGGCGGCCGGTGAACGACTGGTGGAAGCCCTCGGGAGACCGGGCGTGCCGGAACCCCTGCGAGGCGATGGCCTGAACCGTCGCGAGGGTGTTCTTCACCCGGTGGTTCAATTCCCCGATCAGCAGCCGCTGGGTCTCTTCGGCGCGCAGGCGTTCGGTCACGTCGATCAGTTCGATCATCACGCTGGCGCCGCGCGATCCGGTGCCGACCAGCGAGGAGCAGTACCATTCGCCTTCGCGAAGGGCACCGTCGGCGCGCACGAAGCGGTGGTCCTGCTTCTCCCTGCGGTCCTCACCGCCGAGGAGGGCCCGCATCCCGTCCAGGAAGCGCGGACGGTCCGCCACGGGGAGGAAGGGGGCGTCCTCTACCTTGAGGCCGAGAATATCCTGCGCCGCGAAGCCGATCTCGCGTTCGGCGCTGCGATACCAGCTCACGATTCGCAGGTTGGCGTCGATTTCCAGAACGGCGAGGGGGGAGTTGTCGCCATGCGCGCGAAGGCGGCCGAGGGCCAGGCCGAGTTCGTCGCGCTGGCGGGCGATCTCGCGCCGCTGGCGGGCGAGTTCGACGAAGACCGCGACCTTGGAATTGAGTTCGACCATGTCGAGCGGCTTGAGCAGGTAATCCACGGCGCCGGCCTCGTATCCGAGGAACTTGCGCCGCTCGTCCGTGGCCAGGGCAGTGAGGAATATGATCGGCACGGCACGCGTGCGCTCGGTCCCGCGCATGAGCTCGGCGAGTTCGAAGCCGTCCATCTCCGGCATCATCACGTCGAGCAGGGCCAGTGCGAAATCGTCGCGCAGCATGGCTTCCAGCGCCTCGAACCCCGAGGAAACCGTGACCAGTTCGACGCCGGGCTGGTCCAGCGCGGCTTCGAGCACGAGAAGGTTGTCCCTGATATCGTCGACCGCAAGGATCTTGAGCGGCTCATTCAGCAAAGGCGGCCTCCTGCACGTCGTGCTTGGTGCGGCGCCAGATCTTCTCGATCGGCGCGAAGTCGGCGAAGCTATCGCCCTCGGCGGAAAAGTGGACGGTCTCCTTCGAACCGAGGCCCAGGAAGCCGCCGGGCGGCAGTGAACTGGCGAAAAGGCCGAGTGCGCGGTCCTGCAGCGCCCGGTCGAAATAGATCAGCACGTTGCGGCTGGAGACAAGCTGGACTTCCGAGAACACGGCATCGCTGGCGAGATTGTGATCGGCAAAGACCGCGCGCTTGCGCAATGTCGGGTCGAACCGGGCGACGCCGTAATTGGCGGTGTAATAGTCCGAAAGCGAACCTTTCCCGCCCGCTTCCATGTAATTGCGGGAGAAGCCTGCAATACGCTCGATCTCGTAGACCCCGGCCTCTGCCTTGACGAGAGCTGCCGGGTTGATGTCGGTGCAGTAGAACATCGTGCGATCGTCCAGCCCTTCCTCGCGGAAGAGGATCGCCAGCGAATAGAACTCCTCGCCATTGGCGCAGCCCGCAACCCAGACCTTGATGGAGGGCCATGTGCGAAGGTGCGGGATCACTTGCTCGCGGATCGCCCGGAAATACTCGGGATCGCGGAACATCTCGCTGACCTGGATGGTCAGGAACCCGATCAGGACATTCAGGCTGTCGGGATCGTGGAGAATGCGGTCGAGCAGGCTGGAGAGATGGGGATAGCCGAAATGGGACTGGGCACGTTGCAGGCGGCGCAGAAGCGAGGCACGGGAATAGTCGCGGAAATCGTATTGGTAGCGCCGCCAGATGGCCTCGACGAGGAGATCGACTTCGATATCCTCGACGGCCTCCGCCAACCTTCGTGACATCGGCTTCATCGCGGCATCCACACGCGCACGAGGCTGAGCAGCTTGTCCACGTCGAGCGGCTTCGACAGGTAGTCGTTGGCGCCCGCCTCAAGGCATTCGCGGTGATCGCGTTCCATGGCCTTGGCCGTCAGTGCGATGATCGGCAGCGAATGCCACTGACCCTGCTTGCGGATTTCGCGCGTGCAGGTGAGGCCGTCCATCTCCGGCATCATCACGTCCATCAATACGAGATCGACCGGGGCGCCGTCACTGTCCGCCGCGCGGGCCAGTTCGTTCAGCGCCTCGATGCCGTTGCGGGCGATGCGCACTTGTACGCCGTGCGGTTCGAGAACCGAAGTCAGCGCATAGATGTTGCGGATATCGTCCTCGACGACGAGGATCTGGCGGCCTTCCAGCGCGGCATCGCGTCCGAGCGAGCGGGCAAGCAGTTGCTGCTTCTCGTCTGGCAGTTCGGAGACGACCTGGTGCAGGAACAGCGTCACTTCGTCGAGCAGGCGTTCCGGGCTCTTGGCGCCCTTGACGATGATCGATTTGGAGTAGCGCCGAAGCCGCATCTCCTCCTCTTCGGAAAGCTCGCGGCCGGTATAGACGATGACCGGCGGGAACGCGACGCTCTCGTCGTGCGAGAGGCGTTCGAGCAGGTCCAACCCGGACATGTCGGGCAGGTTGAGATCCAGCACCATGCAGTCGAACGTCTCTTCGCCCAGCCGGGCGAGGCAATCCGCAGCACTCTGCACGTCCACCGTCTCGACATCGCGGGAGGCGAGGAGAAGGTGGATCGCTTCGGCCTGCCGGGGATCGTCCTCCACCACCAGAACGCGGCGCAGGCGCTGGTCCATCCGCGCCTCGAGGCCTTCGAGCATGTCGACCAGCGTATCCCGGCTCACCGGCTTGAACAGGTAGCCTACGGCGCCGCTGGCGAGCGCGGCATGGTCGTCGTGGTCGGCCGAGACGATGTGCACCGGGATATGGCGCGTGCGGGTATCGCGCTTGATCCGGTCCAGCACGGAAAGCCCAGTGTGATCGGGCAGGTGCATGTCGAGGATCACGGCTTGCGGCAGGTATTGCCGGGCGAGCAGGGCTCCCTCGTCTGCGGTGCCGGCGATCAGGCACTCGAAACCGACTTCATGCGCCAGATCGCAGAGGATGCGCGCGAAGGCCGGGTCGTCCTCGACGATCAGGATAACGCG encodes:
- a CDS encoding low molecular weight protein-tyrosine-phosphatase; protein product: MSATPPPSVLFVCLGNICRSPLAEAALRHAAQEAGLELTVDSAGTGSWHIGKGPDPRSCDEASRHGIDITHYRARQVTVRDFDRFDRIVALDASNLANLERIAPASPHARLSLLLDHVPGMEGQDVDDPYFGGPEGFVTTWEQVSEAARNLVAEFLDERDGQGH
- a CDS encoding response regulator, which encodes MLNEPLKILAVDDIRDNLLVLEAALDQPGVELVTVSSGFEALEAMLRDDFALALLDVMMPEMDGFELAELMRGTERTRAVPIIFLTALATDERRKFLGYEAGAVDYLLKPLDMVELNSKVAVFVELARQRREIARQRDELGLALGRLRAHGDNSPLAVLEIDANLRIVSWYRSAEREIGFAAQDILGLKVEDAPFLPVADRPRFLDGMRALLGGEDRREKQDHRFVRADGALREGEWYCSSLVGTGSRGASVMIELIDVTERLRAEETQRLLIGELNHRVKNTLATVQAIASQGFRHARSPEGFHQSFTGRLQSLARAHSLLSATTWEPASLRRLIADQVAIGAVGEDRLKLSGPDVDLPPELALRFSLIIHELATNAHKYGALSNEAGTVTLDWSLKGQVLSLAWSEHGGPPVSVPERRGFGSTLIENSMAGDGARISAEYAPEGVRWQLVLPLSDAAAEAPATVEESPRSEPAPDAPPAEAAPSPRALRVLVVEDEPLVAMELMMEIEDWGASPLGPATSCDQAIHMIRDTVPDLALLDGNLNGERIDAVADELAARDIPFAFVSGYDRQHLPSGHSHRPMLGKPFLGTEVCAMVRRLAAEAGAVTP
- a CDS encoding CheR family methyltransferase; translated protein: MKPMSRRLAEAVEDIEVDLLVEAIWRRYQYDFRDYSRASLLRRLQRAQSHFGYPHLSSLLDRILHDPDSLNVLIGFLTIQVSEMFRDPEYFRAIREQVIPHLRTWPSIKVWVAGCANGEEFYSLAILFREEGLDDRTMFYCTDINPAALVKAEAGVYEIERIAGFSRNYMEAGGKGSLSDYYTANYGVARFDPTLRKRAVFADHNLASDAVFSEVQLVSSRNVLIYFDRALQDRALGLFASSLPPGGFLGLGSKETVHFSAEGDSFADFAPIEKIWRRTKHDVQEAAFAE